A single Drosophila miranda strain MSH22 chromosome XR, D.miranda_PacBio2.1, whole genome shotgun sequence DNA region contains:
- the LOC108151067 gene encoding EKC/KEOPS complex subunit TP53RK, with protein sequence MPSEILKQGAEARLYLGEYQGETCLIKERFVKKYRHPELDKQITRRRMKAEMKTAARCLAAGVLVPKVLHLDYPAHTLYIEYYANAKTAKEFIQETVATKAADEAKKLLLDLCWRIGVIVGRMHTDHIIHGDLTTSNILIDPQENKYDIVFIDFGLSHYDKGAERKGVDLYVLERALLSTHSEQPYLFEQILAGYRMQCGREGDIVLDKFEEVRARGRKRTMIG encoded by the coding sequence ATGCCCAgcgaaattttaaaacaaGGAGCCGAGGCGCGCCTCTACCTTGGCGAATACCAGGGAGAAACCTGCTTGATTAAGGAACGCTTTGTCAAGAAGTACCGCCACCCAGAGCTAGACAAACAAATCACCCGACGTCGCATGAAGGCAGAGATGAAGACGGCGGCACGTTGTCTGGCTGCCGGCGTCTTGGTCCCGAAAGTACTTCACCTGGACTACCCCGCACACACCTTGTATATAGAATACTATGCCAATGCCAAGACAGCCAAGGAGTTCATCCAGGAAACGGTTGCCACCAAGGCGGCGGACGAGGCGAAGAAGCTACTGCTGGATTTGTGCTGGAGAATCGGCGTGATCGTTGGCAGAATGCACACTGACCACATCATACATGGCGACCTGACCACATCAAACATCCTAATCGATCCCCAGGAGAACAAGTACGATATCGTGTTCATTGATTTCGGTTTGAGTCACTACGACAAGGGCGCCGAGCGCAAGGGCGTGGATCTCTACGTTCTGGAGCGGGCCCTGCTGAGCACGCACAGCGAGCAGCCCTATCTCTTCGAACAAATCCTGGCTGGCTACCGCATGCAGTGTGGCAGGGAGGGGGACATTGTTCTCGACAAGTTCGAGGAAGTACGGGCACGCGGACGTAAGCGAACGATGATTGGCTAA
- the LOC108151069 gene encoding protein Asterix, translating to MSNTVDPRRKEKINRYKAPKNQGQGGGANEDMMPDYMNILGMIFSMCGLMMKLKWCAWFALYCSCISFASSKASDDAKQVLSSFMLSVSAVVMSYLQNPAAMTPPWAS from the exons ATGAGCAATACTGTGGATCCACGTCGCAAGGAGAAAATCAATCGCTACAAGGCGCCCAAGAACCAGGGCCAAGGCGGCGGCGCCAACGAGGACATGATGCCGGACTACATGAATATCTTGGGAATGATTTTCTCAATGTGCGGGCTGATGATGAAG CTGAAATGGTGCGCCTGGTTCGCACTGTACTGCTCCTGCATTAGCTTTGCCAGCTCCAAGGCCAGCGACGATGCCAAGCAAGTTCTTTCTTCTTTCATGCTGAGCGTCAGCGCTGTGGTCATGTCCTACCTACAGAATCCGGCTGCCATGACTCCCCCGTGGGCCTCTTAG
- the LOC108151072 gene encoding uncharacterized protein LOC108151072, whose translation MKYLALTLFVCLLAIALVSAVPVDESLIGDNIYQPAFDDVQRPQDPQAIFKLKKLLKLKKLLG comes from the exons ATGAAGTACCTCGCCTTG ACCCTGTTTGTGTGCCTGCTGGCCATTGCTCTGGTGTCTGCAGTGCCCGTGGATGAGTCCTTGATCGGAGATAACATCTATCAGCCGGCTTTCGATGATGTGCAGCGTCCCCAGGATCCGCAGGCCATCTTCAAGCTGAAGAAGCTGCTCAAGCTGAAGAAATTGTTGGGTTAG
- the LOC108165445 gene encoding uncharacterized protein LOC108165445, with protein sequence VSYRSISISPTSIRDLSFSIDSKPFLQIDKFHVQSFVPDEIYVSTSVDHLEAINFNLTIKVPFAGKLLMHIFLRKLSDTPGGSDFSDLMRLKNRDLCKMLDSLRNISTDHGQGESLLPSTFFISCPLVPGFYYVANSAIDVKFVPFRVPDGRYLAMLELVQVYEEVIKLVTCRIKFSMTTPPGYVVKSDLNNKPPKEEPPKEEPPKEEPPKEETPKEELPQEVPPKEEPPMEESEDVSDSSLDDYE encoded by the coding sequence GTCTCCTATCGAAGCATAAGCATAAGCCCTACCAGTATCAGAGATTTATCGTTTTCCATTGATTCCAAGCCGTTTCTGCAAATCGATAAGTTTCACGTGCAATCTTTTGTGCCCGACGAGATCTATGTAAGCACCAGCGTCGATCACCTGGAGGCCATCAACTTCAATCTGACCATAAAAGTGCCCTTTGCCGGCAAACTGCTGATGCATATCTTCCTGAGAAAGCTCTCTGACACGCCTGGGGGCTCGGACTTCAGCGATCTGATGCGCTTGAAGAATAGGGATCTGTGCAAGATGCTCGACTCGCTGCGGAATATCTCAACGGATCATGGCCAAGGGGAGAGCCTGCTGCCGTCCACCTTCTTCATATCCTGTCCGCTCGTTCCCGGATTCTACTACGTGGCGAACAGTGCCATTGATGTGAAGTTTGTTCCCTTTCGCGTGCCCGATGGCAGATATCTGGCAATGCTGGAACTGGTGCAGGTTTACGAGGAGGTCATCAAATTGGTTACCTGCAGAATCAAGTTTAGCATGACAACCCCGCCGGGCTATGTAGTGAAATCAGATCTGAATAACAAGCCTCCAAAGGAAGAGCCTCCGAAGGAAGAGCCTCCGAAGGAAGAGCCTCCGAAGGAAGAGACTCCGAAGGAAGAGCTTCCGCAGGAAGTGCCTCCGAAGGAAGAGCCTCCGATGGAGGAGTCCGAAGATGTTTCCGATAGTAGCCTGGATGACTATGAATAA
- the LOC108151066 gene encoding ubiquitin thioesterase OTU1 has product MTGSFSVKLKSKKGQFIVKDLNQYTTLGELKTRIAQATAIQELQLHVLVGYPPKPLDLSENRENENLKTVGINSGETLIVEEKAGAAAPTPSAIASGSGSSTMEDDEALARQVSSGGSIETGALNIVQSLEPVISPEESGPNGIFNGILLKKVVPADNSCLFTSIRFVLNGKVDNEGSEMMRHIIAQEVSADTQQYNDAVLGKSNSDYCAWIQKADSWGGAIEVSILSNYYGIEIDVVDIQNAIINRFGEDKNFGLRVFLLFDGIHYDPLYMETQQNSGPATIFPVEEMGVYQQAEQIANEAKSSRQFTNVDKFTLRCMDCDVMLVGQVQAQEHAKETHHENFEEI; this is encoded by the coding sequence ATGACTGGTTCGTTCAGTGTGAAGCTGAAATCGAAAAAAGGTCAATTCATTGTCAAAGATTTGAACCAGTATACGACGCTTGGGGAACTGAAGACGAGAATAGCCCAGGCGACGGCCATACAGGAACTGCAGCTGCACGTGCTGGTCGGCTATCCACCCAAACCATTGGACCTCTCCGAAAATCGGGAAAATGAAAACCTCAAGACTGTGGGCATCAACAGCGGTGAGACCTTGATTGTGGAAGAAAaggctggtgctgctgcccccACTCCCTCAGCCattgccagtggcagtggcagttcAACTATGGAGGATGACGAGGCGCTGGCGCGTCAGGTGTCTAGCGGAGGCAGCATCGAGACGGGCGCTTTAAATATCGTTCAATCGTTGGAGCCAGTGATTTCACCCGAAGAGTCTGGACCCAACGGCATCTTCAATGGCATTTTACTGAAAAAGGTGGTGCCGGCGGATAACTCATGCCTCTTCACAAGCATTCGCTTCGTCCTTAACGGCAAGGTGGACAATGAAGGCAGCGAAATGATGCGGCACATCATAGCCCAAGAGGTGTCTGCCGATACGCAGCAGTACAATGACGCCGTGCTGGGCAAGTCCAACTCCGATTACTGCGCCTGGATACAGAAGGCCGACTCGTGGGGCGGTGCTATTGAGGTCTCCATACTGTCCAACTACTACGGCATCGAGATCGATGTGGTGGACATACAGAACGCCATCATCAACCGCTTTGGCGAGGACAAGAACTTTGGACTCCGCGTCTTCCTCCTCTTCGATGGCATCCACTACGATCCCCTGTACATGGAGACCCAGCAGAACTCGGGTCCGGCCACCATTTTTCCAGTGGAGGAGATGGGCGTATACCAGCAGGCCGAACAGATAGCCAACGAGGCTAAGTCCTCGCGCCAGTTCACCAACGTTGACAAATTCACCTTGCGCTGCATGGACTGCGATGTGATGCTGGTGGGCCAGGTCCAGGCCCAGGAGCACGCCAAGGAAACCCATCACGAGAACTTCGAGGAAATTTAA
- the LOC108151065 gene encoding dehydrogenase/reductase SDR family member 4 produces MFHLGKQFLGRAPKLHLSASTTVTGAGVQSATRNLNQTNNKPDQKLVNHNLTHKRLSSSSQSSSVNQMKRLAGKVAVVTASTDGIGFAIAKRLAEDGAAVVISSRKQKNVDNALAELRKFNLNVHGLKCHVSEPQDRKQLFDETISKYGKLNILVSNAATNPAVGGVLDCDEKVWDKIFDVNVKSSYLLAKEALPFLRQEKGSSIVFVSSIAGYDAFELLGAYSVSKTALIGLTKAAAKDLAPEGIRVNCLAPGIIKTKFSKALYEDESANDAALMKIPMGRLGTSEEMAGVVSFLVSEDAAYITGEAIVAGGGMSARL; encoded by the exons ATGTTTCATCTCGGCAAGCAGTTTCTTGGTAGAGCGCCAAAGCTCCACTTGAGTGCCAGCACCACTGTGACTGGGGCCGGAGTCCAAAGTGCCACCAGAAATCTTAATCAAACCAACAACAAACCCGATCAAAAGCTTGTTAACCATAATCTTACCCATAAGCGCTTGTCCAGCAGTAGTCAAAGTTCAAGCGTCAACCAAATGAAGCGTTTAGCAGGGAAAGTTGCCGTGGTCACCGCCTCCACCGATGG TATCGGCTTTGCTATTGCCAAACGGCTAGCAGAAGATGGAGCCGCCGTGGTCATCAGCAGTCGCAAGCAAAAGAACGTGGACAATGCCCTGGCGGAGCTGCGCAAATTTAATCTGAATGTGCACGGCCTGAAATGTCACGTGAGCGAGCCGCAGGATCGCAAGCAGCTCTTCGATGAAACCATCAGCAAGTACGGAAAGCTCAATATATTAGTTAGCAACGCTGCCACAAACCCCGCCGTAGGTGGAGTCCTGGATTGCGATGAGAAGGTCTGGGATAAGATCTTCGATGTCAATGTTAAGAGCTCGTATCTGCTGGCCAAGGAGGCGCTGCCATTTCTGCGGCAGGAGAAGGGCTCCAGCATTGTCTTTGTCTCGTCCATTGCAGGTTACGATGCCTTTGAG CTGCTGGGTGCATACTCCGTCAGCAAGACGGCTCTCATCGGCCTCACCAAGGCTGCCGCTAAAGATTTGGCGCCAGAGGGCATTCGCGTCAATTGCCTGGCCCCCGGCATTATCAAGACAAAGTTCTCCAAAGCCCTATACGAAGATGAGTCAGCGAATGATGCGGCACTCATGAAAATTCCGATGGGCCGTCTGGGCACCAGCGAGGAGATGGCTGGCGTGGTCTCGTTCCTGGTGAGCGAGGATGCCGCCTACATAACGGGCGAGGCCATCGTGGCCGGAGGTGGTATGAGTGCTCGTCTTTAA
- the LOC108151061 gene encoding pentatricopeptide repeat-containing protein 1, mitochondrial, whose amino-acid sequence MALRVLSQCLASHMRRLQLNTVGSSLNSYSGRLQSVPPRSWTLDQSRLLRVRVTDQEAGLQAKREANRFNNPFQDEFPAEDNVGAHKQQNKFKFAKNGREKKPKPEKVLEHGDPDTFGDAKISASQSEDPGDIEEEEYISKPTRHSKKLQTKEYAHLIKEHLNANRLNDAIAVLEQRMLREDRVKPEKYIYNLLISGCAKAGYTRKAFSLYTKMRQRGLNVSGGTYTSLFNACANAPSISDGLAKAQILRENMLEKGYEPNAKNYNAMIKAYGRCGDVDTAYMLADEMVDRKLDMNADTFNFLLQACASNPEHGFRHALLTWHKMLRGGISPDYYSFNVMLRCARDCGFGTLESMREVLDQIAPAATKQEAVPQLEGGEKDNLLSESSSTSSDHIEVATTASELELPNLLLPRPHLGSLVALEEVTRPHERFLLLGGITGFLEHMKQHRITPDIQTFTTMLEVIPPTNSAEKQLLTFVRKIGLKADIDFFNILIKKRSMRFDYDSAREVLSMIRTAGLRPDIVTYGVLALGCRTQEEARELLLQMQEAEIKMNMPILGAMLRQGCAQKSFGYINEIMQLSLEEGVKPNEPFLRHLHNFHRGCARAIDARHPSTKTPTFKKGHSKFCDKYRLYYEEQGLTGLQLEDAIAKIKVRPYAKYKEAAVDGLEPLKHEQVKRKTKLRKYIKKIKIDELQDDPPRESIKKIE is encoded by the exons ATGGCTCTGCGAGTGCTCAGCCAATGCCTGGCGTCGCATATGCGCCGCTTGCAATTAAACACCGTAGGGAGCTCTTTAAATAGCTATAGCGGACGACTCCAATCGGTTCCACCGCGCTCCTGGACGTTGGATCAAAGCCGGCTGCTGCGCGTGCGTGTTACGGATCAGGAAGCCGGTTTGCAAGCTAAACGCGAGGCCAATAGGTTTAACAATCCATTCCAAGATGAATTTCCTGCGGAAGATAATGTGGGTGCTCACAAGCAGCAAAATAAGTTCAAGTTTGCGAAAAATGGGAGGGaaaagaaaccgaaaccgGAAAAAGTTTTAGAGCATGGGGATCCGGATACCTTTGGCGATGCCAAGATAAGCGCCAGTCAATCTGAAGATCCTGGTGATATCGAGGAGGAGGAATACATAAGCAAGCCTACGCGGCATTCAAAGAAACTGCAAACCAAGGAATATGCACATCTCATCAAGGAACACTTGAACGCGAACCGGCTAAACGATGCCATTGCCGTGCTGGAGCAGCGTATGCTGCGAGAGGATCGCGTCAAGCCAGAGAAGTACATATACAATCTTCTGATCAGCGGCTGCGCCAAAGCCGGATACACCCGTAAGGCGTTCTCCCTGTACACGAAGATGCGGCAGCGCGGACTAAACGTTTCGGGAGGAACGTATACCTCGCTCTTCAATGCTTGCGCCAATGCGCCTTCCATCAGCGATGGACTGGCCAAGGCTCAGATCCTGCGAGAGAATATGCTGGAGAAGGGCTACGAACCAAATGCGAAAAACTACAACGCCATGATCAAGGCCTACGGCAGGTGCGGAGATGTAGACACAGCCTACATGCTGGCAGATGAAATGGTGGATCGTAAGCTGGACATGAATGCAGACACGTTCAATTTCCTGCTGCAGGCGTGCGCCAGCAATCCGGAGCACGGTTTTCGACATGCTCTCCTCACGTGGCATAAAATGTTGCGGGGAGGCATCAGCCCGGACTACTACAGCTTCAATGTTATGCTCCGTTGTGCCCGGGACTGTGGTTTTGGTACTTTGGAGTCCATGCGAGAGGTTCTAGACCAGATTGCTCCAGCAGCAACCAAACAGGAGGCGGTACCCCAACTGGAGGGAGGAGAAAAGGACAATTTACTGAGTGAATCATCGAGCACCTCATCTGACCACATCGAAGTGGCGACAACTGCAAGTGAGCTGGAACTACCCAATCTTCTGCTGCCGCGCCCACACCTGGGCAGTCTGGTGGCCCTAGAGGAAGTGACCCGTCCCCATGAGCGTTTCCTCTTGCTGGGCGGCATCACGGGATTTCTGGAGCACATGAAACAGCACAGGATAACCCCCGATATACAGACCTTCACGACCATGCTAGAGGTGATCCCTCCCACCAACTCTGCTGAGAAGCAGCTCCTCACATTCGTCCGCAAGATTGGCCTGAAGGCAGACATAGACTTCTTCAATATACTGATCAAAAAGCGATCGATGCGCTTTGACTACGACAGTGCCCGCGAAGTTCTTTCCATGATACGCACTGCAGGATTACGTCCGGATATCGTTACCTATGGCGTGCTCGCCCTGGGCTGCCGAACCCAGGAGGAAGCGAGGGAACTGTTGCTGCAAATGCAGGAGGCTGAAATTAAAATGAACATGCCCATACTAGGTGCCATGTTGCGCCAGGGCTGTGCCCAGAAGTCCTTCGGCTACATCAATGAAATCATGCAACTAAGCCTGGAAGAGGGCGTCAAGCCCAACGAGCCATTCCTCCGTCATCTGCACAACTTTCACAGAGGATGCGCCCGGGCTATTGATGCCAGG CACCCTTCGACCAAGACGCCCACTTTTAAGAAGGGACACTCGAAGTTCTGTGATAAGTACCGCCTGTACTACGAAGAGCAGGGCTTGACTGGCCTTCAGCTGGAAGATGCCATTGCCAAGATAAAGGTACGCCCCTATGCCAAGTACAAGGAGGCAGCCGTGGACGGTCTGGAACCACTCAAGCACGAGCAGGTCAAGCGAAAAACAAAGCTGAGGAAATACATTAAGAAAATCAAGATCGATGAGCTGCAGGATGACCCTCCAAGAGAGTCCATCAAGAAGATAGAATAG
- the LOC108151073 gene encoding uncharacterized protein LOC108151073 — protein sequence MKFLLLSVFLCLVVCFMATSAVPIEESIPEGLEGPGSDTLNPSDDQSFLLKLKLLKKLLFLG from the exons ATGAAGTTCTTGCTCCTG AGCGTGTTCCTTTGTCTGGTCGTGTGCTTCATGGCCACCAGTGCGGTGCCCATCGAGGAGTCCATACCCGAAGGTCTCGAGGGTCCTGGCAGTGACACCCTCAACCCCTCAGACGATCAGTCCTTCCTGctcaagctgaagctgctCAAGAAGCTCCTGTTCTTGGGCTAA
- the LOC108151068 gene encoding charged multivesicular body protein 2b-B: MFNNIFGKKPTVKEQQRENDRSLKKATRDIERERRKLEEEEKKLEADIKRNAAARNNDACRILAKQLVEIRKQKSRSYAAAGKIQSIGFQNKNMGANIALGEAMGTTAKTMADMNKVMRPEAIAGTVRDFQAANMKMEMTDEMINDTLDDMLNESGDEEESNAVVNKVLDEIGIEVSGKMSNIPATGSADFETSGKRTEKDIADQLAKLRSS, from the coding sequence ATGTTCAACAACATATTCGGCAAGAAACCCACGGTCAAGGAGCAGCAGCGCGAAAATGACAGATCATTGAAGAAGGCCACGCGCGACATTGAACGCGAGCGTCGCAAattggaggaggaggagaaaaAACTGGAGGCTGACATCAAACGCAACGCAGCTGCTCGAAATAACGACGCTTGTCGCATTCTGGCCAAGCAGCTGGTGGAGATACGGAAGCAGAAGTCGCGCAGCTACGCGGCGGCTGGAAAGATCCAATCCATTGGCTTCCAGAACAAGAATATGGGCGCCAACATAGCGCTGGGTGAGGCAATGGGAACCACGGCCAAGACCATGGCAGATATGAACAAGGTGATGCGACCCGAGGCGATTGCGGGAACAGTGCGCGACTTCCAGGCGGCGAATATGAAGATGGAAATGACGGATGAGATGATCAACGACACACTGGACGACATGCTTAACGAGTCGGGTGACGAGGAAGAGTCAAATGCGGTGGTGAACAAAGTCCTCGATGAGATCGGCATTGAGGTCTCTGGAAAGATGTCCAATATTCCAGCCACTGGCAGCGCAGACTTCGAGACGAGCGGCAAGCGCACTGAGAAGGACATTGCCGACCAGCTGGCCAAGCTGCGATCCTCCTAG